Genomic window (Flavobacteriales bacterium):
TGCCATAAAAATTGAACCAGATTTTGAAGTAGGTGAAGAAGTTTCTGAAGAAATTCAAATGCAAGATTTTGGAAGAAGAAATATTCTTTCATTGCGTCAAAACCTTGTTTCGCGTATTTTAGAGCTAGAAAAAGATAATGTTTATAAAATATACAAAGACAGAATTGGTGAAATCGTAACAGGTGAAGTTTACCAAATATGGAAAAGAGAAATTCTTATTTTAGATGATGATGGAAATGAATTGATCTTACCAAAGTCGGAGCAAATACCTTCTGATTACTTTAAGAAAGGAGAAACATTAAGAGCTGTTGTATCAAGAGTTGAGCTAAAAAACAACTCTCCTGTTATTATTTTATCTAGAACAGATCCTAAATTCTTAGCTAGATTATTTGAATTAGAAGTTCCTGAAGTTTTTGATGGATTAATTACCATTAAAAATATTGTAAGAGAACCAGGAGAAAGAGCGAAAGTAGCTGTTGAATCTTATGATGAGCGAATTGATCCAGTAGGGGCTTGTGTAGGAATGAAAGGTTCTAGAATTCATGGAATTGTTCGTGAGTTAAGAAATGAAAACATTGATGTCATCAACTTTACCAATAACACAAAATTATTAATTCAAAGAGCTTTAAGCCCAGCAAAAATTAATTCTCTAGAATCAATAGAAATTAATGATGAAGATAAACGTGTTAATGTTTATTTAAGACCTGACCAAGTTTCTTTAGCGATTGGAAAAGGAGGAAATAACATTAAATTAGCTTCTAAGCTTTGTGGTTATGAAATTGATGTTTACCGTGAGGGAGCTGAAGACATTGATGATGTAGATTTAGATGAATTTGCAGATGAAATTGATGGGTGGATTATTGATGAGCTTAAAGCAATTGGTTGCGATACGGCTAAATCAGTAATTGAATTAAGTGAAGATGAACTAGTAAAACGTACAGACTTAGAAGAAGAAACTATTGCTGAAATAGTAAAAATTATCAAATCTGAGTTTGAATAATACTTAAATAGCGAAATTAGTTAGCTGATTTCGCTATTTTAAATAAACGAAGGTGTATATTTACATCGGATTATAATTCCTACTTTTAGAGTAGAAAAAATAAAAACAACCAATTAATAAATGGCCGTTAAACGATTAAGTAAAGTAGCAAGAGAAATGAATGTTGGAATTTCAACAATAGTTGAATTTCTGGATTCTCGCGGAATAGAAATTAGTACCAATCCAAATACTAAGATAGAACCAGCTATTTACGAGCAACTTCTTGGAGAATTTCAAAAATCTAAATCTGTAAAAGAAAAAGTAGATGAAGTTCGTTCGGAAAAAGAAGAACAAAAAGAGTTGGTTGCTAAACAAAAACAAGCTGAAAAAGAGGCTAAGTTAGAAGAAGATAGAAAAACTAAAGAGACTGAAGAGACGACTAGCTCAGGGTTGAAAGTTCTTGGTAAAATTGACTTACCAGGTAAAAAACCTAAAGCTGAAAAAGTTGAACCTAAAGCAGTTGAAGAGACTGCTCCTCCTAAAGAAGAAAAACAGCCAGAAGCGGTTAAACCTGATACTGAAAAACTGAAAGGGCCTTCTGTTGTTGGTAAAATTGACTTACCTAATAAAACGAAGAAAGAGAAAAAAGAGCCTGTTAAAAAAGTTGCTCCTAAAGAGGAAGTTAAGCCTGTAAAAGAAAAAGCTAAAGAAGAGCCAGTTGTTAAAGAAATCGAAACAATAAAGGCTACTGCT
Coding sequences:
- the nusA gene encoding transcription termination factor NusA, coding for MNALNLIESFSEFKEMKNIDRVTMMRILEDVFRSTLKKKYGTDEHVDVIVNPDKGDLEIWLNREIVPDGEVEDPNIEIAYSDAIKIEPDFEVGEEVSEEIQMQDFGRRNILSLRQNLVSRILELEKDNVYKIYKDRIGEIVTGEVYQIWKREILILDDDGNELILPKSEQIPSDYFKKGETLRAVVSRVELKNNSPVIILSRTDPKFLARLFELEVPEVFDGLITIKNIVREPGERAKVAVESYDERIDPVGACVGMKGSRIHGIVRELRNENIDVINFTNNTKLLIQRALSPAKINSLESIEINDEDKRVNVYLRPDQVSLAIGKGGNNIKLASKLCGYEIDVYREGAEDIDDVDLDEFADEIDGWIIDELKAIGCDTAKSVIELSEDELVKRTDLEEETIAEIVKIIKSEFE